In the Periophthalmus magnuspinnatus isolate fPerMag1 chromosome 4, fPerMag1.2.pri, whole genome shotgun sequence genome, one interval contains:
- the foxq1b gene encoding forkhead box protein Q1b — protein sequence MKLEVFSAHHFAQKPMEMPLDVEGRVPSPLSGDELGSDGDCVANSPAPVTCQGGDGGKGKPYTRRPKPPYSYIALIAMAIRESASGRLTLAEINDFLMKKFPFFRGSYTGWRNSVRHNLSLNDCFLKVLRDPSRPWGKDNYWMLNPHSEYTFADGVFRRRRKRIAKRPNKEQETPDMSEEDSKRILLPGAQQEDRVKFSSSFAIDSILSKPFTRREETDAGNYGARLYWPPGAPHVLPCALNFNYLSEAFVEPGHTHLHHTLTGPRMPSKTRSFHIDSLLS from the coding sequence ATGAAGCTTGAAGTTTTCTCCGCACACCACTTTGCACAAAAGCCGATGGAGATGCCTCTGGATGTGGAGGGGAGAGTGCCCTCTCCGCTGTCCGGAGATGAACTGGGGTCAGACGGGGACTGCGTGGCCAACAGCCCGGCACCTGTCACCTGTCAAGGTGGTGATGGCGGTAAGGGCAAACCCTACACGCGCAGACCAAAGCCACCGTACTCTTACATCGCCCTGATCGCCATGGCCATCAGGGAGTCCGCCAGCGGCCGCCTGACTCTGGCTGAAATCAATGACTTTCTGATGAAGAAGTTCCCCTTCTTCCGCGGCAGCTACACGGGCTGGAGGAACTCCGTGCGCCACAACCTGTCTCTGAATGACTGCTTCCTCAAAGTGCTGCGCGACCCCTCCAGACCCTGGGGCAAAGACAACTACTGGATGCTCAACCCGCACAGCGAGTACACTTTTGCGGACGGTGTGTTCAGGCGCAGGAGGAAGCGCATCGCCAAGAGGCCAAACAAAGAGCAGGAAACCCCGGACATGAGCGAAGAGGACTCCAAGCGCATCCTCCTCCCTGGTGCACAGCAGGAGGACAGGGTCAAGTTCTCCAGCTCATTCGCTATTGACAGCATCCTCAGCAAACCCTTTACGCGCAGGGAGGAGACAGATGCTGGGAATTACGGGGCACGGCTCTATTGGCCCCCAGGAGCCCCTCACGTGCTGCCATGCGCTCTGAACTTTAACTACCTGTCAGAAGCGTTTGTGGAGCCGGGACATACACATCTGCACCACACACTGACAGGGCCGAGGATGCCGAGCAAGACGCGGAGTTTCCACATTGACTCTCTGCTCTCGTGA
- the foxf2b gene encoding forkhead box protein F2 codes for MTTETPQQQLDPPHRSSPSTGVLHPAMLSPQAASDSPSVVKGKKSSSGLRRPEKPPYSYIALIVMAIQSSPSKRLTLSEIYQFLQARFPFFRGSYQGWKNSVRHNLSLNECFIKLPKGLGRPGKGHYWTIDPGSEFMFEEGSFRRRPRGFRRKCQALKPMYRMMNGIGFGTSILPQSFDFQPQSSLCPSNGYGLDMMNSSMSGGYDHHVAHMSPSPGSTYMASCPVPPSGDYGADSSSSPVPSSPAMASALDGHSPYTSSSAHWASASGSPYIKQQPLASSSPASTALHSGMSPYSLEQSYLHQNRDSHSDISVGIPRYQSHSSVCDRKDFVLNFNGISSFHPSASSSYYHHHHHHHPQSVCQDVKPCVM; via the exons ATGACCACAGAGACCCCTCAACAGCAGCTGGATCCTCCTCATCGATCGAGCCCGTCCACGGGAGTGTTGCACCCCGCCATGCTGAGCCCACAAGCCGCTTCAGACAGCCCCTCCGTGGTCAAAGGTAAAAAGTCCAGTTCAGGGCTGCGGCGGCCGGAAAAGCCCCCTTACTCCTATATCGCGCTCATCGTCATGGCAATCCAGAGCTCTCCGAGCAAACGGCTAACTCTCAGTGAAATATATCAGTTCCTGCAGGCTCGGTTCCCCTTTTTCCGTGGCTCGTACCAGGGCTGGAAAAATTCCGTGCGCCACAACTTATCTCTGAACGAGTGTTTTATCAAACTGCCCAAAGGCTTGGGCCGTCCAGGTAAGGGCCACTACTGGACCATCGACCCCGGCAGTGAGTTCATGTTTGAGGAGGGCTCGTTTCGGCGCAGACCACGGGGGTTCAGGAGGAAGTGCCAGGCTCTCAAGCCCATGTACCGCATGATGAACGGCATAGGGTTCGGGACGTCCATTCTGCCACAGAGCTTTGACTTCCAGCCGCAGTCCAGCCTATGCCCCAGTAACGGCTACGGCCTGGACATGATGAACAGCTCAATGAGCGGCGGATACGACCACCACGTGGCCCACATGTCACCGAGCCCCGGGTCCACGTACATGGCCAGCTGTCCAGTGCCGCCCAGCGGTGACTACGGCGCGGACAGCAGCAGTAGCCCGGTACCGTCTTCCCCCGCAATGGCCAGCGCACTAGACGGGCACTCGCCATACACGAGCTCCTCTGCGCACTGGGCGTCAGCCAGCGGCTCTCCGTACATCAAGCAACAGCCACTGGCCTCCAGCAGCCCAGCATCCACCGCACTGCACTCTGGGATGTCACCCTATTCTCTGGAGCAGAGCTACCTGCACCAGAACCGGGACAGCCACAGCGACATCTCAG TGGGCATCCCTCGTTACCAGAGTCACTCCTCTGTGTGCGACAGGAAGGACTTTGTGTTGAACTTTAACGGCATCTCCTCTTTTCATCCATCCGCATCGAGCTCTTACtatcaccaccatcaccaccaccacccccaGAGCGTGTGCCAGGACGTCAAACCGTGCGTCATGTGA